A section of the Apodemus sylvaticus chromosome 10, mApoSyl1.1, whole genome shotgun sequence genome encodes:
- the Znf286a gene encoding zinc finger protein 286A isoform X1, translating into MEEVVIMETGLAEVPQKRALSSQDSLLSQEKSAEGDVTALRLTARSQEAMTFKDVAMDFTPEEWEKLDAAHRDVMLENYRNLVSFWLPISKADNYNWKDGKELSKFEKKSPKCSDSDVETRSENKESTSVLDFSKEESDRLMQNTASDSDTETALGCERWLEHQQGTREAHPRQMSMHRNSLPVEEESECDVYWKSFSQKPLLRTDDRDPKGSCDFHTLGKRLKQKSKLMKKQRPYKEKKPHKCDVCGELFTYRSVLVRHQRVHTGEKPYTCSECGKSFSHRANLTKHQRTHTRILFECGECKKTFIESSSLAVHQRVHTGERPYECGVCGKGFNRSTHLAQHQLIHSGVKPYECNECDKAFIHSSALIKHQRTHTGEKPYKCQECGKAFSHCSSLTKHQRVHTGEKPYECSECGKTFSQSTHLVQHQRIHTGEKPYECKECGKTFSRSSNFAKHQRIHIGKKPYKCGECGKAFLHSSALSQHQRTHTGEKPFRCNECGKSLKCSSSLLRHQRTHTEEQS; encoded by the exons ATGGAAGAGGTGGTAATCATGGAGACCGGTTTGGCCGAAGTGCCCCAGAAAAGAG CTCTGTCTTCCCAGGATTCTCTCCTTTCCCAAGAGAAGAGTGCAGAAGGAGACGTGACTGCGCTGAGACTCACAGCCAGATCCCAG GAAGCCATGACATTCAAGGATGTGGCCATGGACTTTACACCAGAGGAATGGGAGAAACTGGATGCCGCACACAGGGACGtgatgctggagaactacagGAACCTGGTCTCATTCT GGCTTCCCATTTCCAAAGCTGATAACTATAATTGGAAAGATGGAAAAGAACTGTCGAAGTTTGAGAAGAAGTCTCCCAAGTGCAGTGACTCAG ACGTGGAAACCAGATCTGAGAACAAGGAGTCAACTTCAGTGCTGGACTTTTCCAAAGAAGAATCTGACAGACTGATGCAAAATACTGCTTCCGACTCCGACACGGAAACCGCTCTTGGGTGTGAGCGTTGGTTAGAGCATCAGCAAGGGACACGGGAGGCACACCCAAGACAAATGTCCATGCACAGGAACTCCCTCCCTGTGGAAGAAGAGAGTGAATGTGATGTATATTGGAAAAGCTTCAGCCAGAAACCTCTCCTTAGGACTGATGACAGAGATCCCAAAGGATCCTGTGACTTCCACACGCTTGGGAAAAGACTGAAGCAGAAATCAAAGTTAATGAAAAAGCAGAGaccttataaagagaaaaaaccTCATAAATGCGATGTGTGTGGTGAGCTCTTCACTTACCGATCAGTGCTCGTCCGACACCAGAGAgtccacactggagagaagccctacaCATGCAGTGAGTGCGGGAAGTCCTTTAGCCACAGAGCCAATTTAACCAAACACCAGAGAACGCACACTCGAATTCTCTTCGAGTGTGGCGAGTGCAAGAAAACCTTCATAGAAAGCTCGTCCCTTGCAGTCCATCAGAGAGTTCACACTGGGGAGAGGCCttatgagtgtggtgtgtgtgggaaAGGCTTTAACCGAAGTACCCACCTTGCCCAGCACCAGCTGATTCATTCTGGGGTGAAGCCTTATGAATGCAATGAGTGTGACAAAGCCTTCATTCATTCATCGGCTCTCATTAAGCATCAAAGAACTCATACTGGCGAGAAGCCCTACAAATGCCaagagtgtgggaaagcctttagcCACTGCTCATCTCTTACGAAGCACCAGAGAGTTCACACGGGGGAAAAGCCATACGAGTGTAGTGAGTGTGGGAAGACCTTTAGTCAGAGCACACACCTTGTTCAGCACCAGagaattcacactggagagaagccctacgAATGTAAGGAATGTGGGAAAACATTCAGCCGGAGCTCAAATTTTGCAAAGCATCAAAGAATTCACATTGGGAAGAAACCCTATAAATGTGGggagtgtgggaaagccttcctTCATTCATCAGCTCTTAGTCAACACCAGAGAACTCACACGGGAGAGAAGCCCTTCAGGTGCAATGAGTGTGGGAAAAGCCTCAAGTGCAGCTCATCTCTCCTCCGACATCAAAGAACTCACACAGAAGAGCAGTCCTGA
- the Znf286a gene encoding zinc finger protein 286A isoform X3: protein MRDSELTREVPSLCQAWDGSSVFPGFSPFPREECRRRRDCAETHSQIPGLPISKADNYNWKDGKELSKFEKKSPKCSDSDVETRSENKESTSVLDFSKEESDRLMQNTASDSDTETALGCERWLEHQQGTREAHPRQMSMHRNSLPVEEESECDVYWKSFSQKPLLRTDDRDPKGSCDFHTLGKRLKQKSKLMKKQRPYKEKKPHKCDVCGELFTYRSVLVRHQRVHTGEKPYTCSECGKSFSHRANLTKHQRTHTRILFECGECKKTFIESSSLAVHQRVHTGERPYECGVCGKGFNRSTHLAQHQLIHSGVKPYECNECDKAFIHSSALIKHQRTHTGEKPYKCQECGKAFSHCSSLTKHQRVHTGEKPYECSECGKTFSQSTHLVQHQRIHTGEKPYECKECGKTFSRSSNFAKHQRIHIGKKPYKCGECGKAFLHSSALSQHQRTHTGEKPFRCNECGKSLKCSSSLLRHQRTHTEEQS from the exons ATGCGCGACTCAGAGCTAACCCGAGAAGTTCCTAGTCTTTGTCAGGCCTGGGATGGAAG CTCTGTCTTCCCAGGATTCTCTCCTTTCCCAAGAGAAGAGTGCAGAAGGAGACGTGACTGCGCTGAGACTCACAGCCAGATCCCAG GGCTTCCCATTTCCAAAGCTGATAACTATAATTGGAAAGATGGAAAAGAACTGTCGAAGTTTGAGAAGAAGTCTCCCAAGTGCAGTGACTCAG ACGTGGAAACCAGATCTGAGAACAAGGAGTCAACTTCAGTGCTGGACTTTTCCAAAGAAGAATCTGACAGACTGATGCAAAATACTGCTTCCGACTCCGACACGGAAACCGCTCTTGGGTGTGAGCGTTGGTTAGAGCATCAGCAAGGGACACGGGAGGCACACCCAAGACAAATGTCCATGCACAGGAACTCCCTCCCTGTGGAAGAAGAGAGTGAATGTGATGTATATTGGAAAAGCTTCAGCCAGAAACCTCTCCTTAGGACTGATGACAGAGATCCCAAAGGATCCTGTGACTTCCACACGCTTGGGAAAAGACTGAAGCAGAAATCAAAGTTAATGAAAAAGCAGAGaccttataaagagaaaaaaccTCATAAATGCGATGTGTGTGGTGAGCTCTTCACTTACCGATCAGTGCTCGTCCGACACCAGAGAgtccacactggagagaagccctacaCATGCAGTGAGTGCGGGAAGTCCTTTAGCCACAGAGCCAATTTAACCAAACACCAGAGAACGCACACTCGAATTCTCTTCGAGTGTGGCGAGTGCAAGAAAACCTTCATAGAAAGCTCGTCCCTTGCAGTCCATCAGAGAGTTCACACTGGGGAGAGGCCttatgagtgtggtgtgtgtgggaaAGGCTTTAACCGAAGTACCCACCTTGCCCAGCACCAGCTGATTCATTCTGGGGTGAAGCCTTATGAATGCAATGAGTGTGACAAAGCCTTCATTCATTCATCGGCTCTCATTAAGCATCAAAGAACTCATACTGGCGAGAAGCCCTACAAATGCCaagagtgtgggaaagcctttagcCACTGCTCATCTCTTACGAAGCACCAGAGAGTTCACACGGGGGAAAAGCCATACGAGTGTAGTGAGTGTGGGAAGACCTTTAGTCAGAGCACACACCTTGTTCAGCACCAGagaattcacactggagagaagccctacgAATGTAAGGAATGTGGGAAAACATTCAGCCGGAGCTCAAATTTTGCAAAGCATCAAAGAATTCACATTGGGAAGAAACCCTATAAATGTGGggagtgtgggaaagccttcctTCATTCATCAGCTCTTAGTCAACACCAGAGAACTCACACGGGAGAGAAGCCCTTCAGGTGCAATGAGTGTGGGAAAAGCCTCAAGTGCAGCTCATCTCTCCTCCGACATCAAAGAACTCACACAGAAGAGCAGTCCTGA
- the Znf286a gene encoding zinc finger protein 286A isoform X2 yields MTFKDVAMDFTPEEWEKLDAAHRDVMLENYRNLVSFWLPISKADNYNWKDGKELSKFEKKSPKCSDSDVETRSENKESTSVLDFSKEESDRLMQNTASDSDTETALGCERWLEHQQGTREAHPRQMSMHRNSLPVEEESECDVYWKSFSQKPLLRTDDRDPKGSCDFHTLGKRLKQKSKLMKKQRPYKEKKPHKCDVCGELFTYRSVLVRHQRVHTGEKPYTCSECGKSFSHRANLTKHQRTHTRILFECGECKKTFIESSSLAVHQRVHTGERPYECGVCGKGFNRSTHLAQHQLIHSGVKPYECNECDKAFIHSSALIKHQRTHTGEKPYKCQECGKAFSHCSSLTKHQRVHTGEKPYECSECGKTFSQSTHLVQHQRIHTGEKPYECKECGKTFSRSSNFAKHQRIHIGKKPYKCGECGKAFLHSSALSQHQRTHTGEKPFRCNECGKSLKCSSSLLRHQRTHTEEQS; encoded by the exons ATGACATTCAAGGATGTGGCCATGGACTTTACACCAGAGGAATGGGAGAAACTGGATGCCGCACACAGGGACGtgatgctggagaactacagGAACCTGGTCTCATTCT GGCTTCCCATTTCCAAAGCTGATAACTATAATTGGAAAGATGGAAAAGAACTGTCGAAGTTTGAGAAGAAGTCTCCCAAGTGCAGTGACTCAG ACGTGGAAACCAGATCTGAGAACAAGGAGTCAACTTCAGTGCTGGACTTTTCCAAAGAAGAATCTGACAGACTGATGCAAAATACTGCTTCCGACTCCGACACGGAAACCGCTCTTGGGTGTGAGCGTTGGTTAGAGCATCAGCAAGGGACACGGGAGGCACACCCAAGACAAATGTCCATGCACAGGAACTCCCTCCCTGTGGAAGAAGAGAGTGAATGTGATGTATATTGGAAAAGCTTCAGCCAGAAACCTCTCCTTAGGACTGATGACAGAGATCCCAAAGGATCCTGTGACTTCCACACGCTTGGGAAAAGACTGAAGCAGAAATCAAAGTTAATGAAAAAGCAGAGaccttataaagagaaaaaaccTCATAAATGCGATGTGTGTGGTGAGCTCTTCACTTACCGATCAGTGCTCGTCCGACACCAGAGAgtccacactggagagaagccctacaCATGCAGTGAGTGCGGGAAGTCCTTTAGCCACAGAGCCAATTTAACCAAACACCAGAGAACGCACACTCGAATTCTCTTCGAGTGTGGCGAGTGCAAGAAAACCTTCATAGAAAGCTCGTCCCTTGCAGTCCATCAGAGAGTTCACACTGGGGAGAGGCCttatgagtgtggtgtgtgtgggaaAGGCTTTAACCGAAGTACCCACCTTGCCCAGCACCAGCTGATTCATTCTGGGGTGAAGCCTTATGAATGCAATGAGTGTGACAAAGCCTTCATTCATTCATCGGCTCTCATTAAGCATCAAAGAACTCATACTGGCGAGAAGCCCTACAAATGCCaagagtgtgggaaagcctttagcCACTGCTCATCTCTTACGAAGCACCAGAGAGTTCACACGGGGGAAAAGCCATACGAGTGTAGTGAGTGTGGGAAGACCTTTAGTCAGAGCACACACCTTGTTCAGCACCAGagaattcacactggagagaagccctacgAATGTAAGGAATGTGGGAAAACATTCAGCCGGAGCTCAAATTTTGCAAAGCATCAAAGAATTCACATTGGGAAGAAACCCTATAAATGTGGggagtgtgggaaagccttcctTCATTCATCAGCTCTTAGTCAACACCAGAGAACTCACACGGGAGAGAAGCCCTTCAGGTGCAATGAGTGTGGGAAAAGCCTCAAGTGCAGCTCATCTCTCCTCCGACATCAAAGAACTCACACAGAAGAGCAGTCCTGA